One Skermanella pratensis genomic window, GAGAGCATTTCATGAACTTGCGGAACAGGCGCTCGACGTTGCGCCGCGACTGCCCCAGCCGGCTGGACAGGGTCAGCAGGTCCAGCGGCTCCTCGATGTTCTCCAGCATCAGCTTGACGGCGGCGGCCAGTTCCTCGCGCTCGATGGCGGGATCGGGCTGGATCGCCTCGCGTTGGCGGACGGAGCCCTGGCGGATCTTGTCGTGCAGGAGCTGTTCGGCGATCGATACCGCCAGCTTCTCGCCATGGGTCCGGGCGATGCGGTGAAGCATCATGTCCATCGCCGCCGTTCCGCCGGCGCAGGTGAAGCGGTTGCGGTCGACGGTGAACAGCTCGCCCGTCGCCTCGATCTCCGGATAGGTCTCGGAGAACCCCGCCAGGTTCTCCCAGTGGATCGTGCAGCGGTAGCCGTTCAGCAGGCCGGCCCGGGCAAGGATATGGCTGGCGGTGCAGAGGGAACCGAACTCCACCCCCTGCGCCGCCCGGCGCCGCAGCCAGGACAGAACGGCACGGTCCTCGTACCAGTGGCCGTCGATGCCGCTGCACAGGACGATGGCGGGGATCTGGGGCGCCGCGTCGATGCCATGGTCCACCGCGATGCGCAGCCCGCAGCTCGCCTCCGCTGGCGCCCCGTCGGGGGAGAGCAGCACCCAGCGGTACAGCTCCCGTCCGCTGATATGGTTGGCAAGCCGGAGAGGCTCCAGGGCCGCCGTGAACGCGATCATCGAGAACCGGGGAATCAGCAGAAACCCCATCGTCTCAGGCGTGCTCACGGTATGGCCCATGACTGGAGAGACCTCTCAGGACGCGTTGTTCACCGATGTGTGCAGATTATGACTTCATCTTGTAGGCATCAGTAAGGCAAGTGACGTTACTAGGATAACCCCAAAGTGTTTACCGGAATGCCCCGAAGCATTCGTTTCAGCCGGCGGAGCGATAGCTGGAGAGCGCACTTCCGGCCGAAGCCGGCCGCCGGGCCGGAGCATCCCCTGCGA contains:
- a CDS encoding GlxA family transcriptional regulator, coding for MGHTVSTPETMGFLLIPRFSMIAFTAALEPLRLANHISGRELYRWVLLSPDGAPAEASCGLRIAVDHGIDAAPQIPAIVLCSGIDGHWYEDRAVLSWLRRRAAQGVEFGSLCTASHILARAGLLNGYRCTIHWENLAGFSETYPEIEATGELFTVDRNRFTCAGGTAAMDMMLHRIARTHGEKLAVSIAEQLLHDKIRQGSVRQREAIQPDPAIEREELAAAVKLMLENIEEPLDLLTLSSRLGQSRRNVERLFRKFMKCSPARYYLGLRLQRARQLLCQTRMSVMEVAISCGFVSATHFSKCYRDYFGVAPRNDQSSHRVRPLVEPARQPLVAK